In a genomic window of Polyangiaceae bacterium:
- a CDS encoding DUF2795 domain-containing protein, with protein MAEKNKKQGSMTVEEAGRLGGKEVQHQRDLRDRKEVRGEAYDKPGPPKGTAFGIAAITQALSGMEFPTTKQELLKRAGNQQIEYRKGQPVSLKQLVDDLEEEEFPSMANVVQAMHEALEEEGLTGESGKEKAA; from the coding sequence ATGGCCGAGAAAAACAAAAAACAAGGCTCGATGACGGTCGAGGAAGCAGGGCGACTGGGCGGTAAAGAAGTTCAGCACCAGCGCGACTTGCGTGACCGCAAAGAAGTTCGCGGCGAAGCGTACGACAAACCTGGTCCGCCCAAAGGCACAGCGTTCGGTATCGCCGCGATCACTCAAGCGCTCTCCGGCATGGAGTTTCCGACGACCAAGCAAGAGCTGCTGAAGCGCGCAGGAAACCAGCAAATCGAGTACCGCAAAGGGCAACCCGTTTCACTGAAGCAGCTCGTCGATGACCTAGAAGAAGAGGAATTTCCTTCGATGGCCAACGTCGTTCAAGCCATGCACGAGGCGCTCGAAGAAGAGGGCCTCACCGGAGAAAGCGGCAAGGAAAAGGCTGCGTGA
- a CDS encoding DUF2019 domain-containing protein — protein sequence MKRKSVNAAEDMNEMLNAYREAAIKHRVASYEGNHRIANQAYARIHAIFRQIRDRDADDQRRFMQLLEDDDMRVRGWVAAHALELDPERAIRILESIAIGPSSLEEFAAKMVLREWRAGRLRFS from the coding sequence ATGAAGAGGAAATCCGTAAATGCCGCGGAAGATATGAATGAAATGCTGAACGCGTACCGCGAAGCAGCGATCAAACATCGTGTCGCGAGCTACGAGGGAAACCACCGAATTGCAAACCAGGCATATGCGCGCATTCACGCAATTTTTCGACAAATTCGGGACCGCGATGCGGATGACCAACGTCGATTCATGCAGTTGCTCGAGGACGACGACATGAGGGTTCGCGGATGGGTGGCTGCACACGCGCTTGAATTGGATCCAGAACGCGCGATCCGGATACTTGAAAGCATTGCCATCGGGCCGTCGTCACTTGAAGAATTCGCAGCGAAGATGGTACTTCGGGAATGGCGCGCAGGACGGCTCCGTTTCTCGTGA
- a CDS encoding VCBS repeat-containing protein translates to MLYRLLFAMLVMFVMAACGDSSRGSGGKNAVATHQNAIAPKLSADPILPAAFTLGTLLQSSGVSPTGEYQIDIPLDVPPARAGMAPMLSLSYSSGAGRDSVGLGWSLRGATSFIRYCAPTFASHGHAGFPSAFCLDGQFLVSIDGGEWRTENESFAKIVALSGGDIPNGWEVWTKDGRIRTYKAVQYDGSKTRFWALSSERDRIGNRIDYFYRHEEKAPYQQFIFDIEKIEYTASNTETPRRKVECHYEPNGMPAFVRVWDASAHAYHERDVSQLLTSIEMHGPNEHGTTALAWSYALTYEKSADTDRPLLSSIERCGALGGCLQARTFQYSKRPPGTKDTFSTIWEHVRHGAIPREQIRVLDANGDGKDDVHIALGLHDSVTYVSANSAQAVASTTIPGPDAVAVDIDGDGRIELVGTRTLSEKPLKWEKWIYRADPTGKFAPWKKLPNTDELWHQDPYVTGYNALYTEIFGVRFGDVNGDGLLDLCRERPSYTLPSPDPMVSAVWWCAQNIGDGTFGSFNLLAHISFIGDGPVYLADLDGDGKSEFHAGNDTLGDVDGDGLLDIASTNAPDTITVGDLDGDGNDDVIDDAAFLDESDSIYDAGVFRGDFDGNGRDDLLRVWVDSAKRTHFQAITMRGGDPDRLIEVGDDGSDWRERITYTRSYAPDVDPQSCMQAYPLACVRRGASVVARIESRTGTPRDRHYSFGEPVFDRQGRGFLGYGVVREWEPDRPRQTTTYYDHTIIQTSPNTNKRFAPGAFRAKRVVEITPVVEHALGAGASPVAGVVPARVRVQQQNVVVDWLHDGKTYFVHPTAWDSAEWETSVQVNSGSTPFIVEPPINWFAPLRASGTLHFDWMGNLRSSTRHTLGGTYEAVEWTYDIRENDWLVGLAESRTVTSIDISGMSTTRHTQFAHDANGLLETVEIEPGDPAAYQRIHYARANGLVIEEHRTITPNTLLCPQADGCPRTTFIEYDDEGAFVTKRRNALNHEQWIITHPSLGVPLAATDENGILTQWVHDDLGRILQASRDGGSAVALTHAPWMENGFIRGTESSSQSSDNRQTLAFVDDRGRNIETRGRGFDGTWSQVTREFDVLGRVWRINRPAEIGVDLNKIPSTSTQYDSLDRPILTAHANTYAVEATHSMFTTTTEDSLGRQRQEVRDKDGRIIEMVERVVTSPPNTPPWNWTYDELHTRYQYGPFDLLKSLTDPNGNVTSMLYDVRGNRTSIIDPDAGMRTAQYNGHRELMRETIAGDERIYQRDVIGRVETLQSVDGMSQWVYDTKKAGKLSLATSAFGVQTEYNYDDLSRLTDTAWTVHGEVFKVTTSYDAFDRIDTMAYPDVAGLGRTTIQQTYNAFGYVERIDDISPGQPKATLWHVKERNREGELVTSVTGNALTTTNAYNALSGQLESIRVHPENGADLHHVGMLYDDAGRMTSRVDYVMQREEVFTHDDLSRLTQWKLLTPNATHATRYGYDRLSSLEKVVHNGSVQQQYTHGNGGRPRAILNDSQPLGLYAYDNRGRVLNGGGRSIVYTDFDLPSSVTTNSGMTLFQYDAHNQRVSKTSVDEQTIYIGGVYERRESAQGMVHVFHVGGIADIIYKPGAMIPRETVYLHGDALGSTSLVTDSDGKPRERLYYAPFGARVDIDGNPPTGPPSDVRDGFTGHRHDDEIGLIDMRGRVFDTKTSRFPTPDPFIADPTFSPSLNRFAYVEQSPLNWVDPTGFNPESRRAYGEWFASVNAPDINLAPPNIGGNLEPGLLHDVAVGIAGMPFPAGSDAVNSSGCPTGTGITPRPCAGASQSGCPSGNAVTDSWGFRFAKGMAIESVTGMAVTAMRVNLAISTMGTSELAIQMGLRAKAAYDGHPNGGILAAAGDAYNVGNPLNQIGVMGARLYHAIDKENPEEIGAATLPVAAAVVGVAAGKLAGTNVPGGYSSFRAFKRAMGPAGEGMQWHHVVEQTWWNVLRFGAKRIHNVENIVAVEKVLHEKVSGYYSSKQDFAGGNIVRKWLSPQSFEDQHAFGIDLLRTFGWHP, encoded by the coding sequence ATGCTTTACCGCCTTCTTTTCGCCATGCTCGTCATGTTCGTCATGGCTGCATGTGGCGATTCATCACGTGGTTCGGGCGGCAAAAATGCGGTAGCAACGCATCAGAACGCGATAGCGCCGAAACTGTCTGCCGATCCTATTCTCCCCGCTGCATTCACCCTGGGAACGTTGTTGCAATCATCCGGCGTTTCTCCGACAGGGGAATACCAAATTGACATTCCATTGGATGTGCCGCCTGCACGTGCGGGCATGGCCCCAATGTTATCGCTATCGTATTCGAGCGGCGCGGGACGTGACAGTGTGGGATTGGGATGGTCCTTACGAGGAGCGACGTCATTCATTCGATATTGCGCGCCGACCTTTGCGAGCCATGGTCATGCCGGGTTTCCGAGTGCATTTTGCTTGGATGGACAATTTCTCGTTTCTATCGACGGTGGTGAATGGCGTACTGAAAATGAATCGTTTGCGAAGATTGTGGCATTGTCCGGCGGAGACATACCCAATGGTTGGGAGGTATGGACGAAAGACGGGCGCATTCGTACATACAAAGCCGTTCAATACGACGGATCGAAGACGCGTTTCTGGGCGCTGTCGTCCGAACGAGACCGAATTGGCAACCGGATTGATTATTTTTATCGTCACGAAGAAAAGGCCCCCTATCAACAATTCATTTTCGACATCGAGAAAATCGAATACACAGCTTCGAATACCGAAACTCCGCGGCGTAAAGTCGAATGTCATTACGAACCGAACGGCATGCCTGCGTTCGTGCGGGTGTGGGATGCGAGCGCTCATGCATATCACGAGCGTGACGTGTCGCAATTGCTCACGTCGATCGAAATGCATGGTCCCAATGAGCACGGCACGACCGCGCTTGCGTGGTCATACGCATTGACGTATGAGAAGAGCGCCGATACCGATCGGCCGCTGCTATCATCGATTGAGCGGTGTGGCGCATTGGGCGGATGTTTGCAAGCGCGAACGTTTCAATACAGCAAAAGGCCGCCGGGCACCAAGGACACGTTTTCCACGATATGGGAGCACGTCCGCCATGGCGCGATTCCGCGCGAGCAGATCCGCGTACTCGATGCAAATGGCGACGGCAAAGACGATGTACACATTGCGTTGGGGCTTCATGATAGCGTGACGTACGTATCGGCTAATTCAGCGCAGGCCGTTGCAAGTACGACGATCCCGGGGCCGGACGCGGTGGCCGTCGATATCGACGGGGATGGTCGCATCGAGCTCGTTGGAACGCGGACGCTTTCAGAAAAGCCGCTCAAATGGGAAAAGTGGATTTATCGAGCTGATCCAACTGGCAAGTTTGCACCGTGGAAAAAGCTGCCGAATACGGATGAATTGTGGCATCAGGACCCGTACGTCACCGGCTACAATGCGCTTTACACGGAGATTTTTGGCGTTCGATTTGGTGATGTCAATGGTGACGGTTTGCTGGATCTTTGTCGTGAACGACCGTCGTATACGCTGCCGTCGCCCGATCCCATGGTGAGCGCCGTCTGGTGGTGCGCCCAAAACATCGGTGATGGCACGTTCGGATCATTCAATCTATTGGCACACATTTCATTCATTGGTGACGGCCCCGTGTATTTGGCCGACCTCGACGGCGATGGCAAATCGGAATTCCATGCCGGCAACGATACGCTCGGCGACGTCGATGGTGATGGCTTGCTCGACATTGCGTCGACCAACGCCCCCGATACCATCACAGTCGGCGATCTCGATGGCGATGGCAACGACGATGTGATTGATGACGCCGCATTCCTGGATGAATCCGACAGCATCTATGATGCCGGCGTTTTTCGTGGCGACTTCGACGGCAATGGTCGCGACGACTTGTTGCGCGTGTGGGTCGATTCTGCAAAACGGACGCATTTCCAAGCGATCACCATGCGCGGTGGCGACCCGGATCGGCTCATCGAAGTTGGCGACGACGGGTCCGATTGGCGCGAGCGCATTACATACACGCGTAGTTATGCGCCCGACGTGGATCCGCAATCATGTATGCAGGCATATCCGCTCGCGTGTGTGCGGCGCGGGGCCAGCGTCGTCGCCCGCATCGAATCGCGCACCGGCACGCCACGTGATCGGCATTATTCGTTCGGCGAGCCGGTTTTCGATCGCCAAGGACGCGGGTTCCTCGGTTACGGCGTCGTGCGGGAATGGGAGCCTGACAGGCCGCGGCAAACGACGACGTACTACGACCACACGATCATTCAAACGAGCCCGAACACGAACAAGCGTTTTGCGCCCGGTGCATTTCGAGCGAAACGCGTCGTCGAAATCACGCCCGTTGTTGAACACGCTCTTGGTGCGGGAGCGTCTCCTGTGGCTGGCGTCGTTCCTGCGCGAGTGCGCGTGCAGCAACAAAACGTGGTCGTCGATTGGCTCCACGACGGCAAAACGTATTTCGTGCACCCGACAGCGTGGGATTCGGCCGAGTGGGAGACGTCGGTGCAAGTCAATAGCGGAAGCACGCCGTTTATCGTCGAACCGCCCATCAATTGGTTTGCGCCGCTGCGCGCGTCGGGAACGCTTCACTTTGATTGGATGGGCAATTTGCGCTCGTCGACGCGCCATACGCTTGGCGGCACGTATGAAGCGGTCGAATGGACGTACGACATTCGCGAAAATGATTGGCTCGTTGGTTTAGCGGAATCGCGCACGGTAACGTCCATCGATATCTCCGGCATGTCGACGACCCGCCACACGCAATTCGCACACGACGCGAATGGGCTGCTCGAAACCGTCGAAATCGAGCCCGGCGATCCGGCGGCATACCAGCGTATCCATTATGCGCGTGCCAACGGCTTGGTCATTGAAGAGCACCGAACGATCACGCCGAATACGTTGCTTTGCCCGCAGGCAGACGGTTGCCCGCGGACGACGTTCATCGAATACGACGACGAAGGCGCTTTTGTTACGAAGAGGCGAAACGCGCTGAATCATGAGCAGTGGATCATCACGCATCCGTCACTCGGTGTGCCCTTGGCGGCGACCGATGAAAATGGTATTTTGACACAATGGGTGCACGACGACCTTGGAAGAATACTTCAGGCTTCACGTGACGGCGGCAGCGCGGTAGCACTGACCCACGCGCCGTGGATGGAAAACGGTTTTATTCGTGGTACAGAATCATCGTCGCAATCGAGTGACAATCGGCAAACGCTCGCATTTGTCGACGACCGCGGGCGCAACATTGAAACGCGCGGCCGTGGATTTGATGGCACGTGGAGCCAAGTGACACGCGAGTTCGACGTGTTGGGGCGCGTTTGGCGTATCAATCGTCCGGCCGAGATTGGGGTGGACCTCAATAAGATACCGTCGACGAGCACGCAATACGATAGCCTTGATCGGCCAATCCTTACGGCGCATGCCAATACGTACGCCGTGGAAGCGACGCATTCGATGTTCACGACGACGACCGAGGATTCGCTTGGACGGCAGCGTCAAGAAGTGCGCGACAAGGACGGGCGCATTATTGAAATGGTGGAACGAGTCGTCACGTCACCTCCGAATACGCCGCCGTGGAATTGGACCTACGATGAGCTGCATACCCGCTACCAATACGGGCCTTTTGATCTTTTGAAAAGCCTGACCGATCCGAATGGCAACGTCACATCGATGCTCTACGATGTGCGAGGAAACCGGACATCGATCATCGATCCGGACGCAGGCATGCGCACCGCGCAATACAATGGCCATCGCGAATTGATGCGCGAAACGATTGCCGGGGACGAGCGCATCTACCAGCGCGACGTCATCGGTCGCGTGGAAACGTTGCAATCGGTCGATGGGATGAGCCAATGGGTCTACGACACGAAGAAGGCGGGCAAGCTGTCCCTCGCAACGAGTGCTTTCGGCGTGCAAACGGAATACAACTATGACGACCTCAGCAGGCTGACGGACACCGCGTGGACCGTCCATGGCGAGGTCTTCAAGGTGACGACTTCGTACGATGCATTCGATCGCATCGACACGATGGCATACCCCGACGTCGCGGGCCTCGGGCGCACGACCATTCAGCAAACATATAATGCATTCGGCTATGTCGAGCGCATCGATGATATTTCACCCGGACAACCAAAGGCAACCTTGTGGCACGTGAAAGAACGCAATCGCGAGGGAGAGCTGGTCACGAGCGTGACGGGCAACGCTCTCACCACGACGAATGCGTACAACGCGCTTAGCGGGCAGCTCGAAAGCATTCGCGTGCATCCTGAAAACGGTGCCGATTTACATCACGTGGGCATGCTGTACGACGACGCGGGTCGAATGACGTCGCGCGTGGATTACGTGATGCAGCGTGAGGAGGTGTTCACGCACGACGACTTGTCGCGGCTCACGCAATGGAAATTGCTCACGCCGAACGCAACGCATGCCACGAGGTATGGGTACGACCGGCTGAGCAGCCTGGAAAAGGTCGTGCACAATGGATCCGTGCAGCAGCAGTACACGCACGGCAATGGAGGACGGCCGCGCGCGATTTTGAATGATAGCCAGCCGCTCGGATTGTACGCGTACGACAACCGAGGCCGCGTGCTCAATGGCGGCGGGCGATCGATCGTGTACACCGACTTCGATTTGCCCTCGAGCGTGACGACGAATTCCGGAATGACGCTCTTTCAATACGACGCCCACAACCAGCGTGTATCGAAGACGAGCGTCGACGAGCAAACCATTTACATTGGCGGCGTCTACGAGAGGCGCGAATCTGCGCAAGGCATGGTCCACGTTTTCCACGTCGGAGGCATTGCGGACATCATCTACAAGCCCGGCGCGATGATTCCACGGGAAACGGTGTATTTGCACGGCGATGCGCTCGGCTCGACGTCGCTCGTCACGGATTCCGATGGGAAGCCGCGCGAACGCTTGTATTACGCGCCATTCGGTGCTCGCGTGGACATCGATGGAAATCCGCCGACGGGGCCGCCGTCCGACGTGCGCGATGGTTTTACCGGGCATAGGCATGACGACGAGATTGGCCTCATCGACATGCGCGGCCGCGTATTCGACACGAAAACGTCGCGCTTTCCCACGCCGGATCCGTTCATTGCGGATCCAACGTTTTCACCGTCGCTGAACCGATTTGCGTACGTTGAACAAAGCCCACTGAATTGGGTCGACCCCACGGGGTTCAATCCGGAATCGCGGCGTGCTTACGGCGAATGGTTTGCATCGGTCAATGCGCCCGATATCAACTTGGCACCGCCGAACATCGGTGGGAACCTGGAACCGGGCTTGCTCCATGACGTCGCGGTTGGCATTGCGGGAATGCCGTTTCCGGCGGGGAGCGATGCGGTCAATTCGTCGGGATGTCCGACTGGCACGGGCATCACGCCGCGTCCGTGCGCGGGGGCGTCGCAAAGTGGCTGCCCGAGCGGCAATGCGGTGACGGATTCGTGGGGGTTCCGATTTGCGAAGGGGATGGCGATCGAGAGCGTGACGGGCATGGCGGTCACGGCCATGCGCGTGAATCTCGCCATCTCGACGATGGGCACGTCCGAGCTCGCCATACAAATGGGTCTGCGCGCGAAAGCAGCTTATGATGGGCACCCGAACGGCGGTATTCTTGCTGCAGCGGGCGACGCCTACAACGTGGGCAATCCGCTGAATCAGATCGGCGTGATGGGCGCGCGGCTATATCACGCGATAGACAAGGAGAATCCGGAGGAAATTGGCGCGGCGACGCTGCCGGTGGCAGCGGCGGTGGTTGGAGTTGCCGCTGGCAAGCTTGCTGGTACGAATGTTCCGGGTGGATACAGCTCGTTCCGTGCATTCAAACGTGCGATGGGTCCGGCTGGCGAAGGAATGCAGTGGCACCACGTTGTAGAACAAACGTGGTGGAACGTGCTCAGATTTGGAGCGAAGAGGATACATAACGTGGAGAACATCGTGGCTGTTGAAAAAGTACTTCACGAAAAAGTCAGCGGCTATTATTCGAGCAAGCAAGATTTTGCGGGGGGAAACATAGTTCGCAAATGGCTAAGTCCACAATCGTTTGAGGACCAACACGCATTTGGCATAGACCTATTGCGCACGTTCGGGTGGCACCCATGA
- the glmS gene encoding glutamine--fructose-6-phosphate transaminase (isomerizing), whose product MCGIVGYVGTRSAAPIIVDGLRKLEYRGYDSAGIAIHDGRSIEIIRTLGKLVRLSEALEKRPLQGSTGIGHTRWATHGRPSEQNAHPHSAGPVAVVHNGIIENHVAIRQQLEAEGVKFLSDTDTEIVAHLVHRELGKGKASLFEAVQRALRHVVGAYAIAVVSRDEPEAIVVARHGSPLVVGIGEGEMLCGSDIPALLSHTRDMVFLDDGDVAELRASGFRCETVAGEAVKRSPKRIDWSPVQAERGGYKHFMRKEIHEQPDVVEATLRGRIDLTAGDVYAAEMGVPPEVAQRIRRVYFVACGTSHHAAIAGRYWMEQLAKVPSVVELASEVRYREPLFYPDDLVVAVSQSGETADTLAAVKAAKAGGARVLAVANVLDSAIPRASDGALYTHAGPEIGVASTKCFTTQLAALLLLAVYIGRRRSTLPDERARKVLQALWETPSHQREILGDADYVHAIAKKLTHAKDVLFLGRGLGFPIALEGALKLKEISYAHAEGYAAGEMKHGPIALIDETMPVVAVCPMDAQYDKMLSNVQEVRAREGQVIAIATKGDEAMLEVAAHAVWIPKVPDEVLPLLTVLPLQLIAYFVANIKGNDVDQPRNLAKTVTVE is encoded by the coding sequence ATGTGCGGTATCGTGGGATATGTCGGGACCCGAAGCGCGGCCCCCATCATCGTCGATGGGCTCCGGAAACTCGAGTACCGCGGTTATGACTCCGCTGGAATTGCCATTCACGACGGCCGGTCCATCGAGATCATTCGCACCCTGGGCAAACTCGTACGTTTGTCCGAGGCCCTCGAAAAACGCCCCCTCCAAGGGTCCACGGGCATCGGACACACCCGCTGGGCAACGCATGGACGACCCAGCGAACAGAACGCTCACCCGCACTCGGCTGGCCCCGTCGCCGTCGTGCACAACGGCATCATCGAAAACCACGTCGCCATCCGTCAGCAGCTCGAAGCCGAAGGCGTGAAGTTTCTGTCCGACACGGACACGGAGATCGTCGCGCACTTGGTTCATCGCGAGCTTGGCAAGGGCAAGGCGTCGCTCTTCGAAGCGGTGCAGCGAGCCTTGCGGCACGTCGTCGGCGCATACGCCATCGCGGTGGTTTCTCGGGACGAACCCGAGGCGATCGTCGTTGCGCGCCATGGCTCGCCGCTCGTCGTGGGCATCGGGGAAGGCGAAATGCTGTGCGGGAGCGACATTCCCGCGCTGCTTTCGCACACGCGCGACATGGTGTTCCTCGATGATGGCGACGTCGCCGAGCTTCGTGCGAGCGGGTTTCGTTGCGAGACCGTGGCGGGCGAAGCTGTCAAACGCAGCCCGAAGCGCATCGATTGGAGCCCGGTGCAGGCCGAGCGCGGCGGCTACAAACACTTCATGCGCAAGGAAATCCACGAGCAGCCGGATGTCGTGGAGGCGACGTTGCGAGGGCGCATCGACCTCACTGCAGGGGACGTGTACGCAGCCGAGATGGGCGTGCCGCCCGAGGTAGCGCAGCGGATTCGTCGCGTGTACTTCGTCGCGTGCGGGACGAGCCATCATGCAGCGATCGCTGGGCGCTACTGGATGGAGCAGCTTGCGAAAGTGCCGTCGGTCGTCGAGCTTGCCAGCGAGGTTCGGTATCGCGAACCGTTGTTCTACCCGGACGATCTCGTCGTGGCGGTGAGTCAGTCGGGCGAAACCGCGGACACGCTCGCTGCCGTGAAGGCCGCGAAAGCAGGCGGCGCGCGCGTGCTTGCCGTCGCAAACGTGCTCGACAGCGCGATCCCGCGAGCGTCCGATGGAGCGCTCTACACGCACGCAGGTCCCGAAATCGGTGTCGCATCGACGAAGTGCTTCACGACGCAGCTCGCTGCGCTGCTCTTGCTCGCGGTGTACATCGGGCGCCGACGCTCGACGCTGCCCGACGAACGAGCGCGCAAGGTGCTGCAGGCGCTCTGGGAGACGCCGAGTCATCAGCGCGAGATCCTGGGCGACGCCGACTACGTGCACGCCATCGCCAAGAAGCTCACGCATGCCAAGGACGTGCTTTTCCTCGGCCGAGGGCTCGGTTTTCCGATCGCGCTCGAAGGTGCTTTGAAGCTGAAGGAAATTTCATACGCGCACGCCGAAGGTTACGCGGCGGGCGAAATGAAACACGGGCCCATCGCGCTCATCGACGAGACGATGCCGGTCGTGGCGGTTTGCCCGATGGACGCTCAGTACGACAAGATGCTGTCGAACGTGCAAGAGGTTCGAGCGCGTGAAGGTCAAGTCATCGCCATCGCGACCAAAGGCGACGAAGCGATGCTCGAGGTTGCGGCCCATGCGGTTTGGATTCCGAAAGTGCCCGACGAGGTGCTGCCGCTGCTGACGGTCTTGCCCTTGCAGCTCATCGCGTACTTCGTGGCCAACATCAAAGGCAACGACGTCGATCAGCCGCGCAACTTGGCCAAAACCGTCACGGTGGAGTGA
- a CDS encoding beta-lactamase family protein, protein MVHAPITVDRRRVLLGLGAMFLAPSCASTSQTNGGEVATSGWNVSDDAGRLVLAKPESVGMSAERIAEVFARMDGRVNAGRYPGATAIIGRRGKIVGEHAVGKRVRGGNDEMTMDTLFDMMSVTKVMSTAIAAMVLVDQGKLKLDDPVVKHMPMFTGKGKERVTVKQMLSYSAGLPLDNHIFGGRPEEIWRQMAETKLEYEPGTQVEYSDLTYRLLGKLIENVAGKRLDEFARESVWAPLGMHDTMYAPHPQSERHVRVAATGPTERRKGMLRGVVQDDQDFALGGVVGCDGLFSTARDAAVFCQMMLNRGTYGGKRIISTELATAMVSNQTPFADVGKNDTSPIMNLLATPKGYGWELSTPRFCNGGTKLSPGSYGKVGGTGTFLWIDPVREVFAVLLTNHGLPVPFDEPGWNRLLDNVGSGEFFDGVMGAVVG, encoded by the coding sequence ATGGTTCACGCTCCGATCACAGTCGACCGTCGTCGAGTCCTGCTCGGACTCGGTGCAATGTTCTTGGCCCCATCTTGTGCTTCCACTTCGCAGACGAATGGCGGCGAGGTCGCCACATCTGGCTGGAATGTGAGTGATGATGCAGGACGTTTGGTCCTGGCAAAACCGGAAAGTGTTGGAATGAGCGCCGAGCGAATTGCCGAGGTATTCGCTCGCATGGATGGTCGCGTGAACGCGGGGCGTTATCCTGGAGCGACTGCAATCATTGGCCGGCGCGGCAAAATAGTCGGCGAGCATGCGGTGGGCAAACGCGTGCGTGGTGGCAATGATGAAATGACCATGGATACGCTGTTCGACATGATGTCGGTCACGAAGGTGATGTCGACGGCGATAGCGGCCATGGTGCTCGTGGATCAAGGCAAATTGAAGCTCGACGATCCCGTCGTGAAGCACATGCCGATGTTCACGGGCAAAGGCAAAGAGCGTGTCACGGTGAAACAAATGCTCTCGTATTCCGCCGGTTTGCCGCTCGATAACCACATTTTCGGTGGCCGCCCCGAAGAGATTTGGCGGCAAATGGCCGAAACGAAATTGGAATACGAACCGGGCACGCAGGTCGAATACAGTGACTTGACCTATCGGCTGCTCGGAAAACTCATTGAAAATGTCGCGGGAAAACGGCTCGACGAGTTTGCTCGAGAATCCGTCTGGGCGCCGCTTGGAATGCACGACACGATGTACGCGCCGCATCCGCAATCCGAGCGTCATGTGCGCGTGGCTGCTACGGGTCCCACCGAGCGACGCAAAGGCATGCTGCGTGGCGTCGTACAAGACGACCAGGATTTCGCGCTCGGAGGCGTCGTCGGTTGCGATGGGCTCTTTTCGACCGCAAGGGATGCCGCCGTATTTTGCCAAATGATGCTGAATCGCGGCACGTATGGCGGCAAGCGTATCATTTCGACCGAGCTTGCGACCGCCATGGTGTCCAATCAGACGCCATTCGCGGACGTCGGAAAAAACGACACTTCCCCGATCATGAATCTCTTGGCCACTCCGAAAGGATATGGCTGGGAGCTGTCGACGCCGCGTTTCTGCAATGGTGGTACGAAGCTGTCGCCTGGGTCTTATGGCAAAGTGGGCGGCACGGGAACGTTCTTGTGGATCGACCCCGTGCGCGAGGTATTCGCCGTGCTGCTCACCAATCATGGTTTGCCCGTCCCATTCGACGAACCTGGTTGGAATCGGCTTCTCGACAACGTGGGCAGCGGCGAATTCTTCGACGGTGTGATGGGCGCTGTCGTCGGCTAA